The following DNA comes from Buttiauxella agrestis.
TTTAGCATTGGCCCGCGCCCTCCGAAGGTTTGCAAACGTAGAAGGTTTCTTTGATACCGGTTTTCGCTTCGTACTGCTTTTCAACAGCTTGCTTGACCACAGGAACCAAATCTTCCGGGATAAGCGCCACGATGCAACCGCCGAAGCCGCCACCCGTCATACGCACACCGCCTTTATCGCCGATAGTCGCTTTCACGATTTCAACCAGCGTATCGATTTGCGGGACGGTGATTTCAAAATCGTCGCGCATCGATGCGTGAGATTCAGCCATCAGCACGCCCATTCGCAGCAAGTCACCTTTTGCCAGCGCGTCAGCGGCTTCAACGGTACGGATGTTTTCAGTCAGGACATGGCGCACGCGTTTAGCCACAACCGGGTCAAGCTCATGAGCCACTTCATTGAATTTGGACAGCTGCACATCACGCAGCGCCCTCTGGCTGAAGAAACGAGCGCCCGTTTCGCATTGCTCGCGGCGGGTGTTGTATTCGCTACCGACCAGTGTGCGTTTGAAATTACTGTTGATGATGACGACTGCCACGCCTTTTGGCATCGAAACGGCTTTGGTGCCCAGCGTGCGGCAGTCGATCAGTAATGCGTGATCTTTTTTGCCTAACGCTGAAATCAGCTGATCCATAATTCCGCAGTTACAGCCGACGAACTGGTTCTCTGCTTCCTGGCCATTTAACGCAATTTGCGAACCATCAAGGGACAGATGATAAAGCTTCTGGAACACCGTACCGACCGCCACTTCCAGAGAGGCTGATGAACTCAAACCCGCACCCTGGGGTACGTTGCCGCTGATCACTAAATCAGCGCCACCAAAGTTCTTGTCACGCTTTTGCAGATGCTTAACGACACCGCGCACGTAGTTAGACCATTGTTGTGTATCGTGGCTCAGAATGGGTTTATCCAGTGAAAACTCATCCACTTGATTGTCATAATCCGCAGCGATGACACGCACCATACGGTCGTCACGTTTCGAGCAACTGATTACTGTCTGATAGTCGATTGCGCAAGGCAGCACGAAACCGTCGTTATAATCGGTGTGTTCGCCAATCAGATTTACGCGCCCCGGAGCCTGAATGGTGTGGGTCGCCGGATAGCCAAACTTTTCGGCAAAGATGTGTTGGGTATTATCTTTCAGACTCATTTTTTATTCTCCGGATTGGCGAAAGTGGATATCGGACACTGCACGCAAGCGTTCTGCGGCTTGCTCTGCGGTTAAATCACGTTGAGTTTCAGCCAGCATTTCATAGCCGACCATGAATTTACGCACCGTCGCACTTCGCAGCAATGGCGGATAGAAGTGGGCATGTAACTGCCAGTGACTGTTTTCTTCACCCGTAAACGGTGCGCCGTGCCAGCCCATAGAATAGGGGAATGAGCACTGGAACAGGTTGTCATAACGGCTGGTCAGCTTTTTCAACGCGACGGCTAAATCACTGCTTTGCTCAGCCGTTAAATCGGTGATGCGCAGGATATGTGTTTTTGGCAGCAGCAGCGTTTCGAACGGCCAGGCAGCCCAGTAAGGCACCACCGCAATCCAGTGTTCGGTTTCAACAACCGTGCGGCTGCCATCTTTAAGCTCGCGCTGTGCGTAATCGAGCAGCATTGGCGAGCCATTTTCCGCAAAGTATTCGCGCTGCAATACATCTTCACGCGCCACTTCATTGGGCAGGAAGCTATTTGCCCAAACCTGGCCGTGCGGATGCGGGTTGGAGCAACCCATCGCCGCGCCTTTATTTTCAAAAACTTGCACCCACGGGTAGGTTTGACCTAAGTCCGCAGTCTGTTCTTGCCAGGTTTTCACCACTTCTTCCAACGCGGCGACAGAAAGTTGCGGCAGCGTTTTACTGTGGTCGGGCGAAAAACAGATAACCCGGCTGGTACCGCGTGCGCTTTCACAACGTAACAGAGGATCGCTGCTTTCAGGTGCATCCGGGGTGTCTGTCATCAGCGCGGCAAAGTCGTTAGTAAAAACAAATGTGCCGGTATATTGCGGATTTTTATCGCCCGTTACGCGCGTATTACCAGGACACAAGAAACAATCCGGATCGTGCGTCGGTAAGGTTTCTTGGGACGGTGTTTCCTGCGCCCCTTGCCATGGGCGTTTAGCCCGATGCGGGGAAACCAGGATCCATTGTCCGGTCAGTGGGTTGTAACGACGATGTGGATGATCCACCGGGTTAAACTGCTCCATCACATTTCCTTAGTCTGGATAACCTTGAGGATGGCGAGATTGCCAGCGCCAGGTATCATCTGCCATTTCTTGCAGAGTCCGGCTGACACGCCAGTTAAGTTCTTGGTCGGCTTTGGTGGCATCTGCCCAATAAGCGGGGAGATCGCCTTCACGGCGCGGGGCAAAGTGATAATTCACCGGTTTCCCGCAAGCGGTACTGAAAGCGTTGATCACATCCAGAACGCTGCTACCAACGCCTGCGCCGAGGTTATAGATATGCACGCCAGGCTTACCTTGTAGCGTTTGCATGGCTGCAACATGACCATCGGCTAAATCCATCACATGAATATAGTCGCGGACACCTGTGCCATCTTCAGTTGGGTAATCATTACCAAACACCGCCAGCGAATCGCGACGCCCGACGGCAACCTGCGCGATATACGGCATCAGGTTGTTTGGAATACCTTGCGGATCTTCGCCCATATCCCCTGACGGATGCGCGCCGACCGGGTTGAAGTAACGCAGCAAAGCCACGCTCCAGTTTGGCTGGGCTTTTTGTAAATCAGCCAGAATCTGTTCAACCATCAGCTTGCTACGACCATACGGGCTTGCAGGCGTACCGGTCGGGAAGCTTTCAACGTAAGGGATTTGTGGCTGATCGCCATAAACGGTGGCGGAAGAGCTGAAGATGAAGTTGGTGACGTTGGCGGCGCGCATCGCAGAAATCAGGCGCAAAGTGCCGGTGACGTTGTTGTCGTAATATTCCAGCGGCTTGTTAACCGACTCGCCTACCGCTTTAAGCCCGGCAAAATGGATAACAGCATCAATTTGATGATCGTGGAAAATTTCAGCCAGTAAGGCTTCATCACGAATATCGCCATCAATAAACAGCGGGTGTTTTCCGCTAAGGCGTTCAATCACCGGCAGCACGCTGCGTTTACTGTTGCAGAGGTTATCCAAAATCACGACATCGTGGCCATTTTGCAGCAGTTGCACACAAGTGTGACTGCCAATGTAACCGCTACCACCTGTTACCAATACTCTCATTTTTCGCTCCATTGCGCGTATGGTATGTAATAAACATAGCATAACAGAGATGCGAAAAGTGTGACACGGGCTAAATTAGTGGAATCGC
Coding sequences within:
- the galK gene encoding galactokinase, with protein sequence MSLKDNTQHIFAEKFGYPATHTIQAPGRVNLIGEHTDYNDGFVLPCAIDYQTVISCSKRDDRMVRVIAADYDNQVDEFSLDKPILSHDTQQWSNYVRGVVKHLQKRDKNFGGADLVISGNVPQGAGLSSSASLEVAVGTVFQKLYHLSLDGSQIALNGQEAENQFVGCNCGIMDQLISALGKKDHALLIDCRTLGTKAVSMPKGVAVVIINSNFKRTLVGSEYNTRREQCETGARFFSQRALRDVQLSKFNEVAHELDPVVAKRVRHVLTENIRTVEAADALAKGDLLRMGVLMAESHASMRDDFEITVPQIDTLVEIVKATIGDKGGVRMTGGGFGGCIVALIPEDLVPVVKQAVEKQYEAKTGIKETFYVCKPSEGAGQC
- the galE gene encoding UDP-glucose 4-epimerase GalE, yielding MRVLVTGGSGYIGSHTCVQLLQNGHDVVILDNLCNSKRSVLPVIERLSGKHPLFIDGDIRDEALLAEIFHDHQIDAVIHFAGLKAVGESVNKPLEYYDNNVTGTLRLISAMRAANVTNFIFSSSATVYGDQPQIPYVESFPTGTPASPYGRSKLMVEQILADLQKAQPNWSVALLRYFNPVGAHPSGDMGEDPQGIPNNLMPYIAQVAVGRRDSLAVFGNDYPTEDGTGVRDYIHVMDLADGHVAAMQTLQGKPGVHIYNLGAGVGSSVLDVINAFSTACGKPVNYHFAPRREGDLPAYWADATKADQELNWRVSRTLQEMADDTWRWQSRHPQGYPD
- the galT gene encoding galactose-1-phosphate uridylyltransferase gives rise to the protein MEQFNPVDHPHRRYNPLTGQWILVSPHRAKRPWQGAQETPSQETLPTHDPDCFLCPGNTRVTGDKNPQYTGTFVFTNDFAALMTDTPDAPESSDPLLRCESARGTSRVICFSPDHSKTLPQLSVAALEEVVKTWQEQTADLGQTYPWVQVFENKGAAMGCSNPHPHGQVWANSFLPNEVAREDVLQREYFAENGSPMLLDYAQRELKDGSRTVVETEHWIAVVPYWAAWPFETLLLPKTHILRITDLTAEQSSDLAVALKKLTSRYDNLFQCSFPYSMGWHGAPFTGEENSHWQLHAHFYPPLLRSATVRKFMVGYEMLAETQRDLTAEQAAERLRAVSDIHFRQSGE